The Methanosarcina barkeri MS DNA window CTAATTGAAGAAATCAGAAAAAGGGCAAAACTGGTATACAGGAAAGATTGGAAAAAAGAATAAATATACAGGAAAAATTGGAAAAAAATAAATTTTGGGTAGCCGATTAAGAGTACTGGATACCTTGAGTTCCTGATACCTTGAAATCCTTAAAGCTACTGGCAACCAAAACGTGCCTCAAAAGAGATAAAAAGAAAACTTTTTTGTGGTGCAAACCTTTATAGAATTACCTGCAAAAACCCTCTAAATAGGGAAAGAGCTAAAATACAACGCTCGACACGAAAACTTTCGTACAAACCAGAAAAGTCTAGGTGAAACTATTGTCCCTTACAGCAAGAATCGGCGAACTCAGTCCTTATCTGCGACTAATGAGACCCGAACTCTACTACATGGACCTTACCCTACCTGCCTCAAGTGCAATCCTTGCTTCGTATTTGGCGACCGGAGGGCTTCCCGAACTTATTCCCTTCCTGATTGCAGTAATAGGTGGCTTTGCAGCCATTACAAGTTCATACGTATTCAATGACTGCTGTGATATAGATATAGATACGATCAATCTGCCTGGCCGTCCCTTACCCTCATCAAAATTGTCAAAGAGCTCTGCACTTGCTTATGCCGTCTTTTTGTTAGTAATTGCAGGAGCAGCAGCGGCTTACCTGAATCCTGAGTCTCTCGTAACCCTTATTATTGCGGCTTCAGTTATCACAATATATTCAATCTTTGCAAAAAGGAATACTTTCCTCAGTTTTTTGCCAGTAGGTATTTCTTATGGGCTTGTACCAGTGGGTATCTGGCTTGCCTTTGACCCCGCAGGAATCCTGAAAGGCAGCGATGGAGTAATTCTCCCTTTGCCGGCTATTTGTTTCGGGCTAATGATTTGCGTTACAGACTGGGCTTTTACCCTTGGAGGAGTTTCCAGAGATGTGGAAGGAGACAGAATGAAGGGTGCCCCAACGATGCCCGTAACCTTTGGAATCCCCTTTACCGCCAGATTCGTTACTTTCTGGTGGATTGTCGGAGTCATCGCTTCACTAACCATAGGCTGGTCGGCTCATCTTGGACCTGTATACTATGCAGGAGCCCTGACTTCAGGACTCTGGATGCTTACTCAATGTCTCGATTTTATCAAACATCCTACCCCGGAGAGAGGTGGCAGGCTCTTTCTTAATGGTTCAAATTATAGAGCAATTATGTTTGGATCAATGATTCTTGACGTAGTGCTATGCATTTATGCAGGGGGCTACACCTCCATTCTCTGGTAAAACAGGTAGAAAAAAATGGACGCGGATATTATCGTAATAGGGGCATCTCCTGCAGGAATGATGGCTGCAAGGAGCGCCTGTGAGAAAGGGGCAGCGGTCCTTTTGCTGGAAAAAAAAGAAGAGATAGGGCATCCTCCCCACCCTGCAAACTCTTTTTTTAAGGGGATGCTTGATAAATGCGGAGAAAAGGTAGACCCTTCTTATGTTCTGCATAATCTCAAAGGCATGAAGATTATTTCCCCGTCAGGAAGGACAGTCGAAGTTGAGACTACTGGATATGCCATTGATAAAACGGCTTTCGACAGATTTTATGCAAAGAAAATAATGAAAACCGGTGTAGATCTTCGAACAGGGGTGGAAGTGCAGGATATCCAGAAAGAAGGAGATAAATTTACTGTCAATACCTCTGCCGGGGTATTTACCTCAAAACTGGTTATTATCTCCGACGGCATAAATTCAAAAATTGCTTCCCTTGTGGGCTTGAAGACAATGAAACATCCTGAAGATATTGCCTGGGGAATTGAACTGGATATTAAAAGTCCTGGACTTGGGAAACCAGAGATGTTTGAGTATTATGTTGGGAATCATGCTCCAGGCTGGAAAACTACATACTCTCCAAGAGGAGGCGATAATGCTGCAATCGGAGCTTATGTGCGCCGGTGCGGAACTGATGCAACGCCTTACCTTAATGCCTGGGTTGAAAATTTCAAAAAGCTTAAAGGGCTCGAAGAGCTTGAAGTTGTAAGAAAACTGTCTGGAGGAGACCCTATTGTGACCATTCCAAAGGAGTACATAACCGATGGGATAATGGTCGTTGGTGGGGCAGCAGGTCAGTCGGGAATAGGATATGCAATGAGGGCAGGCCAGATATGTGGAGATGTCGCTGCAGATGCCATAAGCAAAGGAAATATCTCAAAATCTGCCCTCCTGACTTACCGGAAGACCTGGGAAAAGGAATTTCTGGCCGAACACTACCTGGGCCGAATAGGGCTTGAGACTCTCAGGAAAATGACGGATAGGGAAATTGATGAGATGGCTAGGGTCTTTGAAAAGGAGGACCTTTCGTTTATTCATGGAAGTTCAGTTGAACAGGCTATGCAGGTTTTTGCATTCATGCTAAAGAAAAAACCCTCTGCAATCTTAAAGTTCAGAGCACTCCTCAGGAATAAATGAACTGAAATTTAAAAGAGAAAAAGAGAACGGAACCGATATGGACATTATCAAATGTCAGGTGCAGGAACAATATGCAATACGATTTCTATAAAAGCCCTCTATTCAGAGTTTATACTGAGATCGAAGACGGGCACATGAGGATGAAAACCAGCGGGGTTGCTTCCATCCTTATGAGAAAAACTCTTGAGAAAAACCTCTCAATTTTTGAAGGCGAGAAGCCTGCAAAAGTCGAGGCCGACAGGCTCATCTGTTCAACCTGGATGCCCCCGGTGCCAAGCCAGGGTTTTGACCGCCTGGTAAAAAGCCAGATTTATTCCATGCTGGGAAAAATGGTTCCGGACCAGGTAACTATTTCTGTTACTGAAGAATGCCCTAATAACTGTATTCACTGCGCTCTGCCTGACACGAAAAACCGTAAAAAACTTGCTCCTGAAATCGTAAAATCTACAATTGACCAGGTACTCGAAATGGGCACAACTTTCGTGATCTTTGATGGAGGCGAGCCCCTGACTTATCCTGGTCTGGAAAACCTGATAAGGTACGTAAACCCTGAAAAAGCAATCACAGGTATGTTTACCTCAGGTGTGGGGATGACTGAAGAGCGAGCCAGCAGTCTGAAAGAAGCGGGACTTTATTCCCTTACTGTAAGTTTTGACAGCGCGTATGAAGATAAGCACGATCACGTAAGAGGCAGGAAAGGAGTTTTCAAAAGTGCGGTTGAAGCCGTCAAAAATGGGATTAAGGCTGGCCTGCTTGTAAATATATATGTGGTGCTTTCCAGGGATAATGTGAACGAGCTTGAAGAACTATATGCTCTTTCGTCCGAGCTTGGAGTCCATGAACTCTCCTTCTACGAAATCGTTCCCACGGGCAGGTGGATAGATCACGCCTCTGAAATCATGACCCCAAAAGACCTGAAAAAATTTGAGAATTTCGTATCAGGAGCCAGGGAGAAAGAAGGCCCCAGAATATTTCCTATCCCACTGGTCATGAACACCACAGGCTGCATGGCAGGCCGAAAGTGGCTCCATATAACCCCGGAAGGAAATATTCTTCCCTGCGCCTGTATCCCCATTTCCTATGGAAATGTTCATAGAGACAGAATAAAGGATATCTGGAAAAAGATAAGGGAAGACCCTGCATATAATGCAAAGTGCTGCCTTATGAGAAACCCCGAGTTCAGGGAGAAGTATCTGAGTCTGTCAGAGTAAATTGGGGACGATTATTGAAAGTCTCAGAGCAAAGTTCGAAGAAAGTTATAATTTTGCTCTCATAATCCTTCTTTTTTGAAGTAAAAAGTGTTAGTTAAAATAACTTGAGTTGCTGGACTATATAGCACTGGAGTATAGAACCAGCCAGATAAAAACAGAATCAGTAATAGCACAGAATAAGCCGGAATGAACTCGAAAAATTAGGATGCAGGTTGAAACATACCTGCAACGTAAATTGAAGACTTTAAGCTAAATTTTTGTTTATGAGACGAATCAGACTAAACCCGATCTCTGAAGAGTCATCAGGTCTTCGGTGGTGAGTTTTCCTCCGCCCTTGAACTTTTCGAAGATGGACTTGGCATCCTTCTGGAGTTCGGACTTAACAACGCGAGATCTTCCTTCTTTGTCTTTCTTCCTGAGCTTAAAGATTTCTTTATCGAGATCCCGGATTTCCTTCTGGGCATTGATGAAAGCCTTATGCTGTTCGTCAGCTGCTTCCTGAGCTTTTACAAATTCCCTGTGAGCAACGTCAGACTCTGCTCTGGTTTTGTCAGCCTCTTTGAAAGCTGCAATCATCTTCTCATGATATTCCTGAGCCTGCCTGGCATATTCAGCCAGCTGGGTATGGAATTCTGAGGCTTCATCTCGGATTTTCTGAGCTTCGTCCAGAAGATTCTTCAGTTCGGAGTTGCTCTCAAGCTGGACTTTTTTGACGTGATATTGCTTTTGAAGCTGAGTGATCTTTCCAACGAGTTCCCTTTCCTTGCTTGTACTCAGGACTTCAGTCTGCTGAGCAAATTCAAGGCGATCAATGTCTTTTCTTAGAGATTTGATTGAAGGACCACCCAGGTTGCTCTGCTTCCTGATGGAATCAGCCTTTGCAAAGAGCTCATTTGCCTTAGCATTGGTTTCATCGCGCTTGCTCTTGTATTCGCTGACCTTCTCATTAATTTCGTCCCTGAGAACTTTTAGTTCCTGAGCTTCGTTAATAAGGTCTTTTGTCTTCTTGTTAAGTTCATTACGCTTTGCAGCGAGTGCACTGGCCTCTGCGTTTAAAGTATTCCTTTTTTCCTTGGCTTCTTCAGAAATGTCTTTCAAATCTGATCTTTTTTTCTGCAGTTCCTTTAGCATCTCTTATTGTGCCTCCCGATCCAGCAAAAAAGCTGGCATTTTAGTAGCTCTATTGTTCGATGTCAACATGCTGTGCCTGATTACAACATTGATAAGAAAGAGATTCAAGAACAGGGATAACGGCTTTAAGGTCTTTTTTTGTTATGACCACATCCGCATATTCCCTCAGGATGGGCTTGGGATTGAAAGCTATAGCAAAACCTGCTTTCTCAAAGACACAGGCATCGTTTGCGCCGTCCCCGACAACTACACATTGCTCCGGCCGAACCCCATTTAGTCGGGTGAGTTCTTCAAAAACCTTTGCTTTGGAGTCACTCTGAGTGATCGGGCCGACAACTTTGCCGGTAAGAAAGCCGTCTTCCACAAGCAGTTTGTTGGAAACAATGAAATCAATGCCAAGCGCTTTGCCTATCGTATCGGCAGAAATGGTAAATCCACCGGAAATCATTGCAGTTTTATAGCCCCTACTTTTGACATAAAGGATAAGTTCTGCTGCTCCCGGCATCAGATTGATCTGGTTTACCGCATCAAGGGCAGTTTCAAGAGGAAGTCCCTTAAGAAGCCTGACCCTTTCAATAAGTGCTTGCTCAAAATCAAAGTCTCCATACATCGCTTTCTTCGTAATCTCCTCTACTTTGCTTACAACACCTGCAGCCCTGGCGAGCTCATCGATAGTCTCAGCGTCTATAAGGGTGCTATCCATATCAAAAACAATCATTTTGTTTCCAGTAAAATTATGCATAGGACAGTTCACTCAATCAAAACCTGGACCTGAATAACTATTAGATATAGCGGGATAATTTCCCGAAAAAGGGCATGCTGCCTGGTGTACCTTCTTCAGGGGTACCCCCGCAATTTAGTATAATAAATTTGCCCTGACATTAAAAGCCCACCAACGGATAAAGTTTTCAAATTATAATACGGGTTCTGTGAACAAGACCACAAAACAACAGCAATGATGTCAACGTTTTTGAGTGAAATAAATCACATCCTTTTTAAGCTTTTCGGAGGAGCAAAGAAAGATATTGAATAATAGTTATATATCACATACATTTTTATAAAAGAAGGTTGATAAGGATATAACCTGCCAAAAGGATTATAAACCCATTAGGAATTCCATTATTTAAAAAATTGGTTAACACAGGATTTTGAGAAAAATGGTCAACATAGGTTTTATAAAAATGGGCAACCTGGGAATGAGCCAGGTTATCAATCTGGTCCAGGATGAAATTGCAGCAAGAGAGGGAATTACGGTACGTGTATTTGGTACAGGTGCCAAAATGAGCCCTGCAGAAGCTGCAGCTTCTGAAAGTTTCAAGCAGTGGGATGCAGATTTTGTGATAATTATCAGCCCAAACGCAGCAGCTCCGGGTCCCAAAGCAGCTCGTGAAGTATGGAAGGACGTCCCTTGCATTGTGGTCTCAGATGGTCCAACAAAGAAAGAAGCCAGAGAGGCTCTTGAGAAGGCCGGTTTCGGATATATGATCCTCCCAGTAGACCCTCTTATCGGAGCCAAGAGAGAGTTTCTTGACCCTGTAGAGATGGCATCCTTCAATTCCGATGCAATGAAAGTATTATCCGTTTGTGGTGTTGTTAGACTCGTCCAGGAAGAACTGGACAAGGTAACTGACCAGGTTGCTTCCGGAAAATCAGGAAAGGAGCTTGAACTTCCACACATTTTTGCAAAACCCGAAAAATGTGTTGAGTACGCAGGCTTTGCAAATCCCTATGCAAAAGCAAAAGCTCTTGCCGCCCTTCACATGGCTGAAAAAGTAGCACAGGTTAACTTCCCTGCATGTTTCATGTTAAAGGAAATCGACCAGGTGTGCCTGACAGCAGCAGCTGGACACGAAATAATGGGAGCCGCTTCACAGCTTGCAATACAGGCAAGAGAGATTGAAAAATCCAATGATACCGTATTCAGACAACCCCATGCAAAGAACGGTACCCTGCTGAAGAAAGTAAAATTATACCAGAAGCCAGAGTAAAACCGGAAAAATTTAAGGTTTGAACAGGAAGCTTAAATGGAGGAGCGAATAATTCTCCTGGGAAAGTAAGCGGGAGCTGGTCCTCCAATAACCACTTTTTTCAATTAACATGCAATTGGCAGGTAATTTTTCAATTTACTATTCAAATGTCAATAATTTTTCAGTTTACTATTCAAATGTCAGTGATTTTTCAATTTATTATGAAATTCATTTTTCACATATGCCTTCAAAAAGAGAACATGTTTTTTGATATCGTTTTTGGAGAATTACTCGAAATTTGCAGTTAACTTGAAAATTTGCGGTTATTATCTCAACTAAAACTTAGGTAAATGATCGCTGGAAGTTTTCAATGAAGGCAAAAGGTCGAAAATATGGGGT harbors:
- a CDS encoding NAD(P)/FAD-dependent oxidoreductase, which produces MDADIIVIGASPAGMMAARSACEKGAAVLLLEKKEEIGHPPHPANSFFKGMLDKCGEKVDPSYVLHNLKGMKIISPSGRTVEVETTGYAIDKTAFDRFYAKKIMKTGVDLRTGVEVQDIQKEGDKFTVNTSAGVFTSKLVIISDGINSKIASLVGLKTMKHPEDIAWGIELDIKSPGLGKPEMFEYYVGNHAPGWKTTYSPRGGDNAAIGAYVRRCGTDATPYLNAWVENFKKLKGLEELEVVRKLSGGDPIVTIPKEYITDGIMVVGGAAGQSGIGYAMRAGQICGDVAADAISKGNISKSALLTYRKTWEKEFLAEHYLGRIGLETLRKMTDREIDEMARVFEKEDLSFIHGSSVEQAMQVFAFMLKKKPSAILKFRALLRNK
- the serB gene encoding phosphoserine phosphatase SerB yields the protein MHNFTGNKMIVFDMDSTLIDAETIDELARAAGVVSKVEEITKKAMYGDFDFEQALIERVRLLKGLPLETALDAVNQINLMPGAAELILYVKSRGYKTAMISGGFTISADTIGKALGIDFIVSNKLLVEDGFLTGKVVGPITQSDSKAKVFEELTRLNGVRPEQCVVVGDGANDACVFEKAGFAIAFNPKPILREYADVVITKKDLKAVIPVLESLSYQCCNQAQHVDIEQ
- a CDS encoding coiled-coil protein, whose product is MLKELQKKRSDLKDISEEAKEKRNTLNAEASALAAKRNELNKKTKDLINEAQELKVLRDEINEKVSEYKSKRDETNAKANELFAKADSIRKQSNLGGPSIKSLRKDIDRLEFAQQTEVLSTSKERELVGKITQLQKQYHVKKVQLESNSELKNLLDEAQKIRDEASEFHTQLAEYARQAQEYHEKMIAAFKEADKTRAESDVAHREFVKAQEAADEQHKAFINAQKEIRDLDKEIFKLRKKDKEGRSRVVKSELQKDAKSIFEKFKGGGKLTTEDLMTLQRSGLV
- a CDS encoding radical SAM protein gives rise to the protein MQYDFYKSPLFRVYTEIEDGHMRMKTSGVASILMRKTLEKNLSIFEGEKPAKVEADRLICSTWMPPVPSQGFDRLVKSQIYSMLGKMVPDQVTISVTEECPNNCIHCALPDTKNRKKLAPEIVKSTIDQVLEMGTTFVIFDGGEPLTYPGLENLIRYVNPEKAITGMFTSGVGMTEERASSLKEAGLYSLTVSFDSAYEDKHDHVRGRKGVFKSAVEAVKNGIKAGLLVNIYVVLSRDNVNELEELYALSSELGVHELSFYEIVPTGRWIDHASEIMTPKDLKKFENFVSGAREKEGPRIFPIPLVMNTTGCMAGRKWLHITPEGNILPCACIPISYGNVHRDRIKDIWKKIREDPAYNAKCCLMRNPEFREKYLSLSE
- a CDS encoding UbiA prenyltransferase family protein, coding for MSLTARIGELSPYLRLMRPELYYMDLTLPASSAILASYLATGGLPELIPFLIAVIGGFAAITSSYVFNDCCDIDIDTINLPGRPLPSSKLSKSSALAYAVFLLVIAGAAAAYLNPESLVTLIIAASVITIYSIFAKRNTFLSFLPVGISYGLVPVGIWLAFDPAGILKGSDGVILPLPAICFGLMICVTDWAFTLGGVSRDVEGDRMKGAPTMPVTFGIPFTARFVTFWWIVGVIASLTIGWSAHLGPVYYAGALTSGLWMLTQCLDFIKHPTPERGGRLFLNGSNYRAIMFGSMILDVVLCIYAGGYTSILW
- a CDS encoding F420-dependent methylenetetrahydromethanopterin dehydrogenase, with product MVNIGFIKMGNLGMSQVINLVQDEIAAREGITVRVFGTGAKMSPAEAAASESFKQWDADFVIIISPNAAAPGPKAAREVWKDVPCIVVSDGPTKKEAREALEKAGFGYMILPVDPLIGAKREFLDPVEMASFNSDAMKVLSVCGVVRLVQEELDKVTDQVASGKSGKELELPHIFAKPEKCVEYAGFANPYAKAKALAALHMAEKVAQVNFPACFMLKEIDQVCLTAAAGHEIMGAASQLAIQAREIEKSNDTVFRQPHAKNGTLLKKVKLYQKPE